The region CAGCTTGTGCAAAAAATGATTCGCCAGCAGGGCGATATCTTCACGGCGCTCGGCCAGCGGCGGCAGGGTGAGGGTCACCACGTTCAGGCGGTAATACAGGTCTTCGCGGAATTGGCCGTCCGCCATCGCCACGTCCAGGTCGCGGTGGGTGGCTGACAGCAGGCGCACGTCGATCGCCCGCGTCTGGTCGGAGCCGACGGGGCGCACGGCCCGTTCCTGCAGCACGCGCAGCAATTTCACCTGCAGCGGCAGCGGCATGTCGCCGATCTCGTCCAGGAACAGGGTGCCGCCGTCGGCCGCCTGGAACAGGCCTTCGCGGTTGCCGACCGCCCCCGTAAACGAGCCTTTTACGTGACCGAACAATTCGGATTCCAGCAATTGCTCGGGGATGGCGCCGCAGTTGACGGCGATAAACGGCGCCTTGGCGCGGCGGCTGGCGTTGTGCAGGGCGCGCGCCAGCAATTCCTTGCCGGTGCCGCTGGGACCACGGATCAAAATGCTGGCGTCGGACCCGGCCACCAGCTTGGCTTCGGCCAGCAGCTCGGCCATCTGCGAACTGCGGCTGATCAGCTCGGCACGCCAGCTTTCGTCGCTGGACGCGGCGGCCGGCATCACGGTCGACAGGTTGACGGCATACGCCACTTTTTCCATCAGCGCCTTGCCGTCGAACGGCTTGGTCAGATACGCAAACGCGCCGCGCGCGGTGGCGTCGACGGCGTCGGGGATGGTGCCGTGCGCGGTCAGCAGGATCACGGGCAGGGCCGAATGCTGGCGCCGGATATCGTCGAACAGGGCCAGGCCGTCGCGGCCCGGCAATTGCACGTCGGTAATGACCAGCGCCGGCAACTCCACCGCCAGGCGCGCCAGCGCCGCTTCCGCGCTGCCCACCGCCGTCACCCGATAGTTTCCGGCCTGCAGGCGGATCGTCAGCAATCGCAGCAGGTCCGGGTCGTCATCGACCAGCAATATATGAGGATGGTTCACGGCATTCATTTCGGCGCTCCCGCGGCAGGCCGCACCGACAGGCTGCGTTCGATATTTTTCAGCGCTTCGAGTTTTTCATTCAATTGATCGTTGCGGCGCTGGGCCTCGCGCACCTGGCCGTTGAGCCGTTCCACCGCCTCGTCCTGGCGCCGCAAGTCCGCATACTGGCCGGACAGGAACTGGGCCAGCGGCGCCAGCAGTTTCGCTTCGTCGCTGGAGGCTTGCGTGATCGAATCGAGCAGGGTCTGCGCGCGCGCGAGATCCCCCGGCGTGCGCAAGGTGGCCTGCAGCATGGCGCGCCGTATCGTGTTTTGCGGCGCATGGTCGGCCCTGGACAGTTCCAGCTGGGCTTTCACCAGTTCGGCCGGCGTCATCGGGCGCAAGCTGGCCTGGTAGGCCAGCAACTCGCTGAGCTTGGGATCGGCCACGACGACGATGCGCGGCGGCGTCTGCACCAGCACGGCAGTCTGTTTCACGGGCGGTGGCGCGGCGCAGCCAGCCAGCAGCAGGGCGCAGGCGGCCACTAGCGGCGCGGAAAGTTTGATCATCATAAGGGCAGTTCTATCCGAAAGTGAGCGCCGGCCGGGCGCGGTAAGAGGAGGACGCGGCCATCGTGGGCGGCAATATATTCGCGCACGATGGACAGGCCGATGCCATTGCCGTTGCGCGCACCGGCCATCTGGCGCACGCCCTGGTAAAACGGCTCGAAAATACGTTCGGCATCTTCGGGCGCGACGCCGGCGCCCTGGTCGATGCAGTCGATGCGGGCACAGCCCTGGTCGCCCGACAGTTCAAAGCGCACGCTGCCGCCCTCGGGGCTGAAGCG is a window of Janthinobacterium sp. J1-1 DNA encoding:
- a CDS encoding sigma 54-interacting transcriptional regulator, encoding MNAVNHPHILLVDDDPDLLRLLTIRLQAGNYRVTAVGSAEAALARLAVELPALVITDVQLPGRDGLALFDDIRRQHSALPVILLTAHGTIPDAVDATARGAFAYLTKPFDGKALMEKVAYAVNLSTVMPAAASSDESWRAELISRSSQMAELLAEAKLVAGSDASILIRGPSGTGKELLARALHNASRRAKAPFIAVNCGAIPEQLLESELFGHVKGSFTGAVGNREGLFQAADGGTLFLDEIGDMPLPLQVKLLRVLQERAVRPVGSDQTRAIDVRLLSATHRDLDVAMADGQFREDLYYRLNVVTLTLPPLAERREDIALLANHFLHKLADKYQKPLNGFAPDALTALVSAPWPGNVRQLVNVVEQVCALAMAPLVPLSLVQRALRVPSLEALSYNEAKQRFERDYLIQLLRLTDGNVADAARLADRNRTEFYRLLQKYELTPALFRGENDPVAE